Part of the Caulobacter sp. SL161 genome is shown below.
GCTGATCGCCACCACGGCCGGCAGCCAGACCACCAGCGACACCCAGACCGGCCAGTTCCAGGCAAACATCGAGAACAGCGCCCCAAAGGCGCAGATCGCGCCGGCGATCAGGATGACGAAGGTCGCCGCGCCGTCGCCGGTCTCATGCTTGCCAAGGTCAAAGCCGCAGGCCTCGCAGCGGGGCGCCACCTTGAGAAAGCCGTCGAACAGATAGCCCTCGCCGCAGTGGGGGCACAGACCGCGCGCGCCGGCGGCGTAGGGGTTCACTTTTGTCATTCGAACC
Proteins encoded:
- a CDS encoding DUF983 domain-containing protein yields the protein MTKVNPYAAGARGLCPHCGEGYLFDGFLKVAPRCEACGFDLGKHETGDGAATFVILIAGAICAFGALFSMFAWNWPVWVSLVVWLPAVVAISLGLMRPAKGLMVAAQIAQKASEAGRDHV